Proteins co-encoded in one Methanobacterium formicicum genomic window:
- the cdhC gene encoding CO dehydrogenase/CO-methylating acetyl-CoA synthase complex subunit beta: MFEDIPVDVSPMYEGERIRSANMFVELAGPKSLGAELVQVEENVEDGKIEVIGPELDAMQEGDIHPLGILIEIQGEHLEKELEGVIERRTHELCNYVKGFMHLNQRDAIWCRVSKEALAAGFKLEHLAKTLAILFKEEFPLIESIAITILTEPAKVEEFVAKAKEEYQTRDARARELSDEDVDVFYGCVMCQSFAPTHVCVVTPDRTALCGAINWFDCRAAAKMDPDGPIFEVEKGDIIDNVKGEYSNVNSVLTERSQGTVERVFLHSVFEYPHTSCGCFEAVAFYMPELDGIGIVDRDFRGETPLGIPFSAMAGQCSGGKQVEGFTGLSLEYMRSPKFLQADGGYERVVWLPKEIKDSLEEFIPEDIKDKIPTEEDASSLKEIRSFLEEKGHPIMERIKTPEAEVPEEEITVEETPELGGEMEMEEMAMAPVAYAPELTVPSSGGVKIIFKNAKVYAEKVIIKKK; the protein is encoded by the coding sequence ATGTTTGAAGATATACCTGTTGATGTAAGCCCCATGTACGAGGGTGAACGTATCAGATCAGCCAACATGTTCGTGGAACTGGCCGGACCCAAGTCCCTGGGTGCTGAACTGGTACAAGTTGAAGAAAACGTTGAAGATGGCAAAATAGAGGTTATAGGACCTGAACTGGATGCCATGCAGGAAGGAGATATCCATCCCCTGGGGATCCTGATTGAAATCCAGGGAGAACACCTGGAAAAGGAGCTGGAAGGCGTAATTGAACGTCGAACCCATGAACTCTGTAACTACGTTAAGGGTTTCATGCACCTTAACCAGCGAGATGCCATATGGTGCCGGGTAAGTAAAGAAGCCCTGGCAGCAGGTTTCAAACTGGAACACCTGGCCAAAACATTGGCCATACTTTTTAAGGAAGAATTCCCTTTGATTGAATCGATTGCCATTACCATCTTAACTGAACCTGCCAAAGTGGAAGAGTTCGTTGCCAAGGCCAAGGAAGAATACCAGACCAGGGATGCCCGAGCCAGAGAACTGTCAGATGAAGATGTGGATGTTTTCTACGGCTGTGTGATGTGCCAATCATTTGCACCCACCCATGTATGTGTGGTAACTCCGGACCGGACTGCCCTCTGCGGGGCCATAAACTGGTTCGACTGCCGGGCAGCGGCAAAAATGGATCCAGATGGGCCAATTTTTGAGGTTGAAAAAGGAGACATCATTGACAATGTTAAAGGGGAGTACAGTAATGTTAACTCCGTATTGACTGAACGCTCCCAGGGAACAGTGGAAAGGGTATTTTTACACAGTGTATTTGAGTATCCTCATACTTCCTGTGGTTGTTTTGAGGCAGTTGCATTTTACATGCCTGAACTGGATGGTATAGGAATAGTTGACCGTGATTTCCGGGGAGAAACCCCACTGGGAATACCATTCTCGGCCATGGCCGGGCAGTGCTCTGGTGGTAAACAAGTGGAAGGCTTCACCGGACTCAGCCTGGAGTACATGCGTTCACCAAAGTTCTTACAGGCCGACGGAGGCTACGAACGGGTAGTATGGTTGCCTAAAGAGATAAAAGACTCCTTGGAAGAGTTCATACCTGAGGATATCAAGGATAAAATTCCCACCGAGGAAGATGCTTCCAGCCTTAAGGAGATCCGCAGTTTCCTGGAAGAAAAGGGACACCCCATAATGGAGCGAATAAAAACTCCGGAAGCAGAAGTTCCTGAAGAAGAAATCACCGTGGAGGAAACTCCTGAACTAGGGGGTGAAATGGAAATGGAAGAAATGGCAATGGCACCAGTGGCCTATGCACCGGAACTGACTGTGCCCTCCTCGGGAGGGGTGAAAATAATCTTCAAAAACGCCAAGGTCTATGCCGAAAAGGTGATTATAAAGAAAAAATAG
- the cdhA gene encoding CO dehydrogenase/acetyl-CoA synthase complex subunit alpha, which produces MIIVAPKPESKPKNFKDDFWKTKDIKISIGEIDEASGVIEVPEVETQGPTPKPSITDLRSWDMKLMGRYEPFYAPFCDMCCLCTFGKCDLTNKKGACGIDAEAQQARTVLLASCIGSACHSGHSRHLVEHLIEEFGADQPIDMGLNIDIQAPIMMTVLGKKPQTLGDLKEALDYLEEQMIHLLSACHTGQEGKSIDFESKALHAGLMDNLGMEIGDIAQIAALNLPKGDENAPLIEMGVGTIDTQKPVVLCIGHNVLPGAGIMDYMDETGQEEDLEVCGICCAAIDISRYNDQAKVVGPISKQLKFVRSGVADVIVVDEQCVRTDILEEAQAKNTAVIATTDKICLGLPDLTSEDPDKIVSKLVNKEIPGALILDPAKVGEVAVKAANILSPERATLKKLPDLDEVQKLASECTECGWCVRVCPNGQPMMDAVVKAGEGDFSTFEELYLNDVCYTCGRCEQECERDLPLMSMLAKVGEKLSKEEKFNIRAGRGPAQDVEIRRVGAPIVLGDIPGVIAFVGCSNYPNGGKEVAEMAKEFLERNYIVLTTGCGAMNIGEYRDEEGKTLYEQYGGEFDARGLVNMGSCVSNSHVVGATIKIANIFAKKPLEGNFEEIADYILNRVGACGVAWGAHSQKAAAIATGVNRWGIPVVLGPHGSKYRRLYLGRADKVDSWKVKDLRTGEVMEGEPAPEHLLYAAETKEEALPVIAKLCIRPTDTPKGRQIKLNNYMDLYKRYFGELPPDVHLFVRTEKDIPITYKKDVQAILEEVGWKPRKVAQEPSLMGMDGD; this is translated from the coding sequence AAAATTTCAAGGATGATTTTTGGAAAACCAAGGACATTAAAATTTCCATTGGTGAAATTGATGAAGCAAGCGGGGTAATTGAAGTTCCAGAGGTTGAAACTCAGGGACCTACTCCCAAACCCAGTATAACTGATCTAAGATCATGGGATATGAAGTTGATGGGTCGTTATGAGCCATTCTATGCTCCCTTCTGTGATATGTGCTGCCTGTGTACCTTTGGTAAGTGTGATTTGACCAATAAAAAAGGAGCCTGTGGAATTGATGCCGAAGCCCAGCAGGCCCGTACCGTACTACTGGCCAGTTGTATTGGCTCTGCCTGCCACTCTGGCCATTCCCGACACCTGGTGGAACACCTGATCGAAGAATTCGGTGCAGACCAGCCCATAGACATGGGTTTGAACATCGATATTCAGGCCCCCATAATGATGACTGTACTGGGTAAAAAACCCCAGACATTAGGTGATCTAAAAGAAGCCCTGGATTATCTGGAAGAACAGATGATACATCTTTTATCCGCATGTCATACTGGTCAGGAAGGTAAATCAATAGATTTTGAATCAAAAGCCCTCCATGCCGGACTTATGGATAATTTAGGTATGGAAATTGGGGATATAGCCCAGATAGCAGCCCTTAACCTGCCTAAAGGAGATGAAAATGCACCGCTAATAGAAATGGGAGTGGGCACCATTGACACCCAGAAACCAGTGGTGTTGTGTATAGGACACAATGTACTCCCTGGTGCAGGAATAATGGATTACATGGATGAAACTGGTCAGGAAGAAGACCTGGAAGTCTGTGGAATCTGCTGTGCTGCCATTGATATCAGCCGGTACAATGACCAGGCCAAGGTTGTGGGGCCCATATCCAAACAGCTTAAATTCGTGCGCAGTGGAGTGGCGGATGTTATAGTGGTGGATGAACAGTGTGTGCGTACTGATATCCTGGAAGAAGCCCAGGCCAAGAACACGGCAGTAATTGCCACCACCGATAAAATATGCCTGGGATTACCGGATTTAACCAGTGAAGACCCGGATAAAATCGTCAGTAAACTGGTGAACAAAGAAATACCCGGAGCCCTGATATTGGATCCGGCTAAAGTTGGAGAAGTAGCGGTAAAAGCTGCTAATATATTATCCCCAGAACGAGCAACACTCAAAAAATTACCGGACCTGGACGAAGTCCAGAAACTGGCTTCGGAGTGCACAGAATGTGGTTGGTGCGTTAGGGTTTGTCCCAATGGCCAACCCATGATGGATGCCGTGGTTAAAGCCGGTGAAGGTGACTTCTCTACCTTTGAAGAACTTTACCTCAACGATGTATGCTACACCTGTGGAAGATGTGAACAGGAATGTGAAAGGGACCTCCCCCTCATGTCCATGCTGGCCAAGGTGGGTGAAAAACTATCCAAAGAAGAAAAATTCAACATCAGGGCCGGAAGAGGCCCTGCTCAGGACGTTGAAATCCGCAGAGTCGGTGCACCAATTGTACTGGGAGACATACCCGGGGTGATCGCCTTTGTAGGTTGCTCTAACTATCCTAATGGTGGAAAAGAAGTAGCGGAAATGGCTAAAGAATTCCTGGAGCGTAACTACATAGTACTCACCACGGGCTGTGGAGCCATGAACATTGGAGAATACCGGGATGAAGAAGGGAAAACATTATACGAACAGTATGGTGGTGAATTTGATGCCCGTGGACTGGTTAACATGGGATCCTGTGTATCTAACTCCCATGTGGTAGGAGCCACCATTAAGATCGCCAACATATTCGCCAAAAAACCACTGGAAGGCAACTTCGAAGAAATTGCCGATTACATCCTCAACCGGGTGGGAGCCTGTGGAGTGGCCTGGGGGGCCCACAGTCAAAAAGCCGCAGCAATAGCCACTGGCGTTAACCGCTGGGGAATACCAGTGGTTTTAGGACCTCACGGGTCCAAATATCGTAGGCTGTACCTGGGAAGGGCGGATAAGGTTGACAGCTGGAAGGTTAAGGATCTGCGTACCGGCGAGGTAATGGAAGGAGAACCCGCACCAGAACATTTACTCTATGCTGCAGAAACCAAGGAGGAAGCTCTGCCTGTAATTGCCAAATTGTGCATAAGACCTACTGACACGCCTAAAGGCAGACAGATTAAACTGAACAATTATATGGACCTTTATAAACGTTACTTCGGAGAATTACCTCCGGATGTTCATCTGTTTGTAAGAACGGAGAAAGATATTCCCATAACCTATAAAAAGGATGTTCAGGCTATTTTGGAAGAAGTGGGATGGAAACCCCGAAAAGTAGCTCAGGAACCATCCTTAATGGGAATGGATGGTGATTAA
- the cdhB gene encoding CO dehydrogenase/acetyl-CoA synthase complex subunit epsilon, translated as MANDRVIPWQPTVIAGPKQALLVTPETAELMIKKAKRPLLILGPLVKEDPVLSLATGIAKKWDLPVVTTADAYKAFKEKGLEPTAYGVVEIVNLLKDPEWSGLKGEGQHDLVIFLGCVYYIGSQGLSTLKHFAPHLKTLTICKFFHSNADASFPNMKDEEWFNYLEKMGTGG; from the coding sequence ATGGCCAATGATAGAGTGATACCCTGGCAACCTACTGTAATTGCCGGACCAAAGCAGGCTTTATTGGTAACGCCTGAAACAGCGGAACTCATGATAAAAAAGGCCAAAAGGCCTCTTTTAATCCTGGGACCATTAGTTAAAGAAGACCCCGTACTTTCCCTGGCAACAGGAATAGCCAAAAAATGGGATCTTCCGGTAGTTACCACTGCCGATGCCTACAAAGCCTTTAAGGAAAAAGGCCTGGAACCAACTGCATACGGAGTGGTAGAGATTGTGAACCTCCTTAAAGACCCGGAATGGTCGGGTTTAAAAGGAGAAGGGCAACATGACCTGGTGATTTTCCTGGGATGTGTGTACTACATTGGTTCACAGGGACTATCCACACTCAAACACTTTGCACCCCATTTAAAGACATTAACTATATGTAAATTTTTCCATTCCAATGCCGATGCTTCCTTCCCCAACATGAAGGACGAAGAATGGTTCAATTATCTTGAAAAAATGGGTACAGGGGGATAA